Proteins encoded in a region of the Syntrophorhabdales bacterium genome:
- a CDS encoding nuclease-related domain-containing protein, whose protein sequence is MKVFLFLLLALLIVAGKVYLKAALPRLKGFIGEKKTGIALEGLPDDHVVMHDLLFQNEGRTSQVDHVVISRHGVFVIETKAYDGWIYGSERSEYWTQVLGNKKTKFYNPVRQNRAHVQALRNTLARYGDLPYWSVVVFGDLCEFKKVDTTTPVIHRRELVDYLLNCNKDDVLTQGDIRDICQHLVSANIQSKEARKQHVRYAKTRKELLEKRLASALK, encoded by the coding sequence ATGAAGGTCTTTCTTTTCTTGTTGCTGGCACTGTTGATTGTAGCTGGAAAGGTGTATCTCAAAGCTGCCTTGCCCCGGTTGAAGGGCTTCATCGGTGAAAAGAAAACGGGAATAGCTCTGGAGGGACTGCCTGACGACCACGTGGTCATGCACGACCTGCTATTCCAAAATGAAGGACGAACCTCGCAGGTAGATCACGTGGTCATCTCACGCCATGGCGTCTTCGTCATAGAGACGAAAGCCTACGATGGATGGATTTACGGAAGCGAGAGATCAGAGTATTGGACGCAGGTTCTGGGCAACAAGAAAACGAAGTTTTATAACCCTGTCCGGCAGAATCGCGCACACGTGCAAGCGCTGAGGAACACCCTTGCCCGTTATGGCGATCTTCCCTACTGGTCAGTAGTTGTCTTTGGCGACTTATGTGAGTTTAAAAAGGTAGATACCACGACACCCGTCATCCACCGAAGGGAGCTTGTTGACTACCTTCTGAACTGCAACAAAGATGACGTATTGACCCAAGGAGATATCCGAGACATATGTCAGCATCTCGTAAGCGCGAACATTCAGAGCAAGGAAGCCCGTAAGCAGCACGTTCGTTATGCCAAAACAAGGAAAGAACTTTTAGAGAAGCGTTTAGCCTCGGCTCTTAAGTAG